The candidate division TA06 bacterium B3_TA06 genome includes a region encoding these proteins:
- a CDS encoding TIGR00725 family protein yields MQIGVIGGRFCRDKVARIAEELGRLIAEQGWTLICGGRGGVMEAACKGAIKAGGVTIGVLPDSNASKANPYLTHTIVTGMGEGRNIIIVHSADALVAVDGKYGTLSEIALALARKKPVFGIGTWDISGVKMVKDPADAIERIKEVLGE; encoded by the coding sequence ATCCAGATAGGGGTGATAGGCGGCAGGTTCTGCAGAGATAAGGTCGCCCGGATTGCCGAGGAGTTGGGACGACTGATCGCTGAACAGGGTTGGACGTTAATCTGCGGTGGACGCGGCGGTGTGATGGAGGCGGCGTGTAAGGGAGCGATCAAGGCAGGTGGAGTGACTATAGGCGTGCTGCCGGACTCAAACGCCTCAAAGGCCAATCCATACCTTACCCATACGATTGTTACGGGCATGGGCGAGGGACGCAACATCATCATCGTTCATTCGGCAGATGCACTGGTAGCGGTTGACGGCAAGTACGGAACGCTGTCAGAGATCGCCTTAGCACTCGCCCGCAAGAAGCCGGTGTTCGGGATAGGGACATGGGATATATCAGGGGTAAAGATGGTCAAGGATCCAGCCGATGCAATCGAACGAATCAAGGAGGTGCTCGGTGAGTGA
- the rdgB gene encoding non-canonical purine NTP pyrophosphatase, RdgB/HAM1 family, translating into MPSKLLVATGNEGKLREFKKVLCGVADVVAPHELSLPLKEVKEGTNYAENALAKARAYRDQFEGLICGEDSGLEVDALGTRPGPLSARYGGEKTSYPEKCRMLLKELKDVPLYERTARFRATIALIDGKGVKTFEGVLEGWIGFELRGTEGFGYDPIFIPKGFSQTNAELGLVIKNRISHRVKAIGKLAEYLRSLKT; encoded by the coding sequence ATGCCCAGTAAGCTGCTTGTTGCAACGGGCAACGAGGGCAAGCTGCGAGAGTTTAAGAAGGTGCTCTGTGGGGTTGCAGATGTTGTGGCCCCACACGAGCTTTCTCTTCCCCTAAAAGAGGTAAAAGAAGGCACAAACTACGCAGAAAATGCACTTGCCAAAGCCAGAGCCTACCGGGATCAGTTTGAAGGCCTTATCTGCGGCGAGGATTCAGGGTTGGAGGTGGATGCTTTGGGCACAAGACCAGGGCCCTTATCGGCAAGATACGGTGGAGAGAAAACTTCTTATCCTGAAAAGTGCAGGATGTTGCTCAAAGAGCTTAAGGATGTGCCGCTGTACGAACGAACCGCAAGGTTCAGGGCTACCATCGCTCTTATAGATGGGAAGGGGGTGAAAACGTTCGAGGGTGTGCTTGAGGGTTGGATCGGGTTCGAGCTAAGGGGGACCGAGGGGTTCGGCTACGATCCCATATTTATACCTAAGGGTTTCTCGCAGACCAACGCCGAGCTGGGGCTCGTGATCAAGAATCGAATAAGCCACCGGGTAAAGGCGATCGGCAAGCTGGCCGAGTATCTCAGAAGTCTTAAAACCTGA
- a CDS encoding GxxExxY protein, translated as MVIKDKRTYDIIGAAMEVHRQLGNGFLEAVYQEALATEFTARGIPFKREVELPVFYKNQQLNTSYRADFICYDSIIVELKTVSHLGKIEEAQVINYLKATGLELGILLNFAAPSLEYKRFINSKEKPQITQTNVE; from the coding sequence ATGGTGATAAAGGACAAGAGAACCTACGATATAATCGGTGCGGCAATGGAAGTTCATCGCCAGTTAGGAAATGGTTTTCTCGAAGCAGTCTATCAGGAGGCCCTTGCGACAGAATTTACAGCCAGAGGCATTCCATTTAAGCGTGAAGTTGAATTACCCGTATTCTATAAAAATCAGCAACTCAACACTTCTTATCGTGCCGACTTCATTTGTTACGATTCAATCATTGTTGAGCTCAAGACCGTATCCCATTTGGGGAAGATCGAAGAAGCTCAAGTAATTAATTATCTCAAAGCAACCGGATTGGAACTAGGAATCCTCCTCAATTTCGCCGCTCCCTCTCTCGAATACAAAAGGTTTATCAACTCAAAAGAAAAACCACAGATTACACAGACTAACGTAGAATAG
- a CDS encoding RNA-splicing ligase RtcB — MSNDKQGYQGRLERLDANRWRIPRQGGMKTDGVIYTSEKLLSTLIKDNAPQQVANVAHLPGIVGYSMAMPDIHWGYGFPIGGVAAFDVNEGVISPGGVGYDINCGVRLLRTNLETDEVKPKLRELLQAIYSAVPAGVGKKGRIRISREELKKVLLQGARWAVNKGYGWSQDLAHTEEEGSLAGADPSVISPRAYERGLPQIGTLGAGNHFLEIQRVDEIYDTKAAEVMGLRKGQVVVMIHTGSRGFGYQVCDDAVKKLGHTVAKYHLSIPDRQLACAPISSPEGKAYFGGMAAAANYAWANRQAIMHWVREAFEQAFGMGAEKLGLQLVYDVAHNIAKFEEHEVDGRKRKLCVHRKGATRAFGPGHPDIPSDYRSIGQPVIIPGDMGTASYVLVGTEKAMQESFGSTCHGAGRVWSRSRALREVRGYEVKSRLQREGILVLSVSTKTLAEETPEAYKDVDEVVEVTHNAGISAKVARMRPLGVIKG; from the coding sequence ATGAGTAACGATAAGCAAGGATACCAGGGTAGGCTGGAGCGGTTGGATGCCAACCGCTGGCGTATCCCCCGCCAGGGAGGGATGAAGACCGACGGGGTGATCTATACGAGCGAGAAGCTTCTTTCCACGCTAATCAAAGACAACGCGCCCCAGCAGGTTGCAAACGTTGCACATCTTCCCGGGATAGTCGGCTACTCGATGGCGATGCCTGACATCCACTGGGGCTACGGCTTCCCCATAGGCGGTGTGGCCGCGTTTGATGTAAATGAAGGCGTTATCTCCCCTGGAGGCGTTGGCTACGACATCAACTGCGGTGTTCGACTGCTGCGGACTAATCTTGAGACAGATGAGGTCAAGCCCAAACTCCGCGAGCTGCTGCAGGCTATCTACTCCGCGGTTCCTGCAGGCGTGGGTAAGAAGGGACGCATCCGGATATCTCGTGAGGAGCTGAAAAAAGTTCTCCTACAGGGCGCGCGCTGGGCGGTAAATAAAGGATACGGCTGGAGCCAGGATTTGGCTCATACAGAGGAAGAAGGTAGTCTTGCTGGAGCCGACCCATCCGTGATCTCTCCTCGCGCTTACGAACGCGGCCTTCCTCAGATCGGCACCCTGGGCGCGGGCAACCACTTTTTGGAGATTCAGCGTGTGGATGAGATTTACGACACTAAAGCTGCTGAAGTCATGGGGTTAAGAAAAGGTCAGGTCGTTGTGATGATCCATACCGGTTCGCGCGGGTTCGGCTACCAGGTCTGCGACGACGCGGTAAAGAAGCTGGGCCACACTGTTGCGAAGTATCATCTCTCCATACCTGATCGGCAGCTTGCCTGCGCGCCGATCTCGTCACCTGAAGGCAAAGCCTACTTCGGTGGTATGGCTGCTGCGGCAAACTACGCCTGGGCCAACCGCCAGGCGATTATGCACTGGGTCAGAGAGGCGTTCGAGCAAGCCTTTGGCATGGGCGCAGAAAAACTGGGTCTTCAACTGGTCTACGACGTGGCGCACAACATCGCCAAGTTCGAGGAGCACGAGGTGGATGGTCGCAAACGCAAACTCTGTGTGCATCGTAAGGGAGCGACGCGCGCGTTCGGCCCCGGACATCCGGATATACCCTCCGACTACCGCTCAATCGGGCAGCCGGTCATCATCCCAGGTGACATGGGCACCGCATCCTACGTGCTTGTCGGCACCGAGAAGGCGATGCAGGAGAGCTTCGGCTCAACCTGTCACGGCGCGGGTCGTGTATGGTCACGCTCCAGGGCGCTGCGGGAAGTTCGCGGCTACGAGGTCAAATCCAGGCTCCAGCGCGAAGGAATCCTGGTTTTATCCGTCAGCACCAAGACCCTTGCAGAGGAGACACCCGAGGCATACAAGGACGTGGACGAAGTGGTGGAAGTGACCCATAACGCAGGTATCTCGGCAAAGGTCGCGCGGATGCGTCCCCTGGGGGTCATCAAAGGGTGA
- a CDS encoding acylphosphatase (catalyzes the hydrolysis of acylphosphate), with amino-acid sequence MQSNESRRCSVSDARVHTVVCGVVQGVNFRYFTVRLAQRLNLTGWVRNLGYERVETVAEGPRDALNAFLEELRIGPSSARVTRVDVEWQKPTHEFSDFRVTYEEW; translated from the coding sequence ATGCAATCGAACGAATCAAGGAGGTGCTCGGTGAGTGATGCCAGAGTGCATACAGTGGTCTGCGGGGTTGTTCAGGGTGTGAATTTTCGCTACTTCACGGTTAGACTGGCGCAAAGGCTGAACTTAACCGGCTGGGTTCGTAACCTTGGATACGAGCGGGTGGAGACGGTTGCTGAAGGACCAAGGGACGCTCTTAATGCGTTTCTTGAGGAACTGAGAATTGGACCTTCATCTGCGCGCGTTACCAGGGTGGATGTGGAATGGCAAAAACCCACCCACGAGTTCAGCGATTTCCGAGTCACCTACGAGGAATGGTAG
- a CDS encoding glycosyl transferase family 2: MNAFWTPQAAIIVFLLVVLAVVISNLIILNRMRLGRYPLPKHLPRVSVMVPARNEEKNISSCVESLLSQDYHDFELLVLDDHSTDRTWEILQELARENKKLRIIKGKPLPSDWLGKHWACQQMAEEASGELFLFTDADTQHHHLALRDAVAALISEDADLLTALPAEEVGSWGAKLIVPLLPSGLLALLPLSIAYRVHWPALCAAIGGFMLFRREAYQKVGGFEAVRTNPVDDIAIGRIIKAQGFRWRLADGQDRISCWMYSNFREAFEGFAKSLYAAFNRSVPIFLLIWLWLAIVFWEPLVVLALRIGGVPISDLSLILAGAAIGISLLLWGISLWRFRFPIHLAFLYPVSMLIGFVIAMYSMIVTLTGRAVWKGRRVGM, encoded by the coding sequence TTGAACGCTTTCTGGACTCCGCAGGCAGCTATTATTGTTTTCCTCCTGGTAGTTCTAGCTGTCGTCATAAGCAATCTCATTATCCTAAATCGAATGCGTTTAGGTAGATACCCCTTGCCCAAGCATCTCCCTCGGGTCTCGGTGATGGTCCCAGCGCGCAACGAGGAAAAAAACATCTCATCGTGCGTTGAGTCTCTCCTGAGCCAAGACTATCACGACTTCGAGCTACTGGTTCTTGACGACCACTCCACTGATAGGACGTGGGAGATACTGCAGGAACTGGCAAGGGAGAATAAAAAGCTGAGGATAATCAAGGGTAAACCCTTACCTTCCGATTGGCTGGGCAAGCACTGGGCATGCCAGCAGATGGCTGAAGAGGCCTCAGGGGAGCTCTTTCTATTCACGGACGCCGACACCCAACACCATCACCTGGCACTGCGTGATGCGGTGGCCGCCCTGATCAGTGAAGACGCCGATCTCTTGACCGCTTTACCTGCAGAAGAGGTCGGCTCGTGGGGTGCGAAGTTAATCGTGCCTCTTCTGCCATCGGGTCTTTTGGCCTTACTTCCTCTGAGCATCGCATACCGGGTTCATTGGCCTGCACTCTGCGCTGCCATCGGAGGGTTCATGCTCTTCCGGCGCGAGGCTTACCAGAAGGTAGGCGGCTTTGAGGCGGTGAGAACCAATCCGGTTGACGACATAGCCATTGGAAGAATAATAAAAGCCCAAGGGTTCCGGTGGAGACTTGCAGACGGCCAGGACCGCATCAGTTGTTGGATGTACAGTAATTTCAGAGAAGCGTTTGAGGGCTTTGCGAAGAGCCTTTACGCCGCCTTCAATCGCAGTGTGCCGATATTTCTCCTGATCTGGCTCTGGCTTGCGATCGTGTTCTGGGAGCCGCTGGTGGTTCTTGCATTAAGGATAGGCGGTGTGCCGATATCAGATCTTTCGCTCATCCTTGCGGGTGCTGCGATCGGAATCTCGCTCCTACTCTGGGGAATCTCCCTTTGGCGCTTTCGGTTCCCGATCCATCTCGCCTTTCTGTATCCCGTAAGTATGCTCATTGGTTTTGTGATCGCCATGTATTCGATGATCGTGACCCTTACAGGCCGTGCCGTATGGAAGGGACGCAGGGTAGGCATGTAG
- a CDS encoding SAM-dependent methyltransferase yields MDDREVGRYWEENAETWTKLSRMGMDVTRDNLNTPAFLSILPDIRGLTGLDIGCGEGHNTRILASLGSKMTGIDISKTFIRHAKEKEEEESLGVLYQTANAAELPFEDQHFDFVAAFMSLMDMADPQRAIKEAYRVLKPDGFFQFSIIHPCFTSPPSKWVEDQKGKHIARQCWGYFKEGFVEIEEWIFFLTPPELKKKLKKFRVPRFHFTFASWLNHLINTGFIIERLHEPVASDEMVKRCPFLADTRIIAQYLIVRCRKPEA; encoded by the coding sequence TTGGATGATAGAGAGGTAGGAAGGTACTGGGAGGAGAACGCCGAGACCTGGACAAAACTATCACGCATGGGAATGGACGTAACCAGGGATAATCTAAACACACCGGCCTTTCTTTCCATCCTTCCTGACATCAGGGGCTTAACCGGCCTGGATATCGGCTGCGGCGAAGGGCACAATACGAGAATCCTTGCCTCGCTCGGGTCGAAGATGACGGGTATAGATATCTCCAAAACCTTTATTCGACATGCGAAGGAGAAGGAAGAAGAAGAATCCCTGGGTGTCCTCTACCAGACGGCCAATGCTGCAGAGCTGCCTTTTGAGGATCAGCACTTCGACTTCGTCGCCGCGTTCATGAGCCTGATGGATATGGCCGATCCGCAGCGTGCGATCAAGGAGGCCTACCGCGTCCTGAAGCCTGACGGATTCTTCCAGTTCTCCATCATCCACCCCTGTTTTACAAGCCCGCCAAGCAAGTGGGTTGAAGACCAAAAGGGCAAACATATAGCCCGCCAGTGCTGGGGCTACTTCAAGGAGGGGTTCGTGGAGATCGAGGAGTGGATCTTTTTCTTAACACCACCTGAGCTGAAGAAAAAACTTAAAAAATTCCGCGTGCCTCGGTTCCACTTTACCTTTGCGAGCTGGCTGAATCATCTGATTAATACCGGCTTTATCATCGAACGTCTCCACGAGCCGGTTGCGTCGGATGAGATGGTGAAGCGCTGCCCATTCCTTGCCGATACCAGGATTATTGCCCAGTACCTCATCGTGCGCTGCCGCAAACCTGAGGCTTAA
- a CDS encoding mannose-1-phosphate guanylyltransferase, which produces MPPKSPAIHAVLLVGGKGERFWPASTPQRPKQFLRIFSDKTMVADTVERIRPLVPMDRMHFVLPHHLVDLLSDEIKGVKHKNIIVEPEGRNTALAIALAARALRHKPDAIMAVLPADHLISPRKTFLADLKTASRLAEKGYLVTFGIPPSRPETGYGYIEIDRNTPLGQRGFKVKRFREKPDKKTANRYVKSGNFFWNSGMFTWKVEAIIEAFCKHHPQIYKALLAKRSREPTKSSYARLEATSVDYAVMEKAENVAVLPARFRWDDVGSWSALERHLPQGLDKNTRIGKLIVLESEGCIVYTPQGEVALLGVRDLVVVKAKDTVLVCAKDRAADVKKLLARRTPLKP; this is translated from the coding sequence ATGCCACCTAAATCACCTGCCATCCATGCTGTTCTTCTGGTAGGCGGCAAGGGCGAGCGATTCTGGCCCGCAAGTACGCCACAGCGCCCCAAGCAGTTCCTGCGGATATTCTCGGATAAAACCATGGTGGCTGATACAGTGGAGCGCATCAGACCACTTGTGCCGATGGATCGAATGCACTTCGTGCTCCCACACCACCTGGTTGATCTCTTAAGTGACGAAATTAAAGGAGTTAAGCACAAGAACATAATCGTCGAACCCGAGGGACGCAATACCGCACTGGCCATAGCACTTGCCGCACGCGCCCTGCGCCATAAGCCGGACGCTATCATGGCAGTGCTGCCCGCCGACCATCTGATCTCCCCCCGCAAGACCTTCCTTGCCGACCTCAAGACTGCTTCCAGGCTCGCAGAAAAAGGATATCTTGTGACCTTCGGCATCCCGCCCTCAAGACCCGAAACGGGCTACGGGTATATCGAGATTGACCGTAACACACCATTAGGCCAACGGGGGTTTAAGGTTAAGCGTTTCAGGGAGAAACCTGATAAGAAGACGGCTAATCGTTACGTGAAGTCGGGTAACTTCTTCTGGAACTCCGGGATGTTTACCTGGAAGGTTGAGGCCATCATTGAGGCGTTCTGCAAGCATCATCCCCAGATATATAAGGCTCTTCTTGCGAAGCGATCCAGGGAACCGACAAAAAGCTCCTACGCCAGGTTAGAGGCGACGTCTGTTGATTATGCCGTCATGGAAAAGGCCGAAAACGTGGCTGTTTTGCCTGCAAGATTCCGCTGGGACGACGTCGGCTCGTGGAGCGCTCTGGAACGTCACCTACCTCAAGGACTTGACAAAAACACTAGGATTGGTAAACTTATAGTATTGGAAAGCGAAGGATGTATCGTCTACACCCCCCAGGGCGAGGTAGCTCTGTTGGGCGTACGCGATCTTGTAGTTGTGAAAGCTAAAGATACAGTGCTTGTATGTGCAAAGGATCGGGCCGCCGATGTCAAGAAACTCCTTGCACGGCGGACTCCGCTGAAACCCTAG
- a CDS encoding excinuclease ABC subunit C, with product MIDPAVRERINAAPHKPGVYVFKDARNRVLYVGKASDLANRLHSYLSPTEPKTRAFVDKAALLDLTLTATEAEALIYEENLIKLSRPRYNIRYRDDKRYPYLKVTVKEAFPRIFVTRNERRDGSLLFGPYSSAKNLKRTLDAVKRIFKIRTCHYDLPQDHPERPCLLFQLKLCSAPCQKGFPKEEYANQLKGLIDFLMGHSEKLEEETERRMWETSEAEQFEVAALLRDQLLAIREVKRYAKEASQDATPRDFIAVARHASRAAAVLLKLRERRMYASETFMLTVPPHTSDADLIHTVLRFIYTHTYDVPDEIVLPLLPEDPEVFIDWFAHYRDKKVKLSANVREEKRHLLGIADENAKLALVQDAETTRTDPLLIKLQEYLHLPATPQHIEMIDISNIQGTNPTGSIVVFKNSCPAKSHYRKFKIKTVEGANDPAMMAEVVARRVNRLQKEGKSLPDLLILDGGKSQLSVVRELLNKIDVDLSVFAFAKTHDHLFGRDGKEVVIPGSEAVLKLLKRIRNESHRFAVTYHRKLRFKAGIASELDAIPGVGPKRAKDLVQFFGSVPRIRKASIEELRAAPGIGPALAETIYRHFHKG from the coding sequence GTGATCGACCCTGCGGTCCGCGAACGCATAAACGCCGCTCCACACAAGCCAGGGGTTTATGTATTCAAGGATGCCCGCAACCGGGTGCTCTACGTGGGCAAGGCGTCCGACCTGGCAAATCGCCTGCATTCCTACCTCTCGCCAACCGAACCCAAGACCAGGGCTTTTGTTGATAAGGCGGCACTTCTCGATCTAACCCTTACCGCGACTGAGGCAGAGGCACTCATCTACGAAGAAAACCTCATCAAGCTCTCAAGGCCGCGCTACAACATCCGCTACCGCGACGACAAGCGCTATCCCTATCTCAAGGTCACCGTCAAGGAAGCGTTCCCGCGCATCTTTGTTACGCGCAACGAGCGCCGTGACGGCAGCCTTCTCTTCGGTCCCTACTCCTCGGCCAAGAATCTTAAACGCACCCTGGATGCGGTAAAGCGCATCTTCAAGATCCGCACCTGCCACTACGATCTTCCTCAGGACCATCCCGAACGCCCCTGTCTTTTGTTCCAGCTCAAGCTCTGCTCCGCCCCCTGTCAGAAGGGGTTCCCCAAAGAGGAGTATGCAAACCAGCTTAAAGGACTTATAGACTTCCTCATGGGGCACTCCGAAAAACTCGAGGAGGAAACCGAGCGCCGCATGTGGGAGACCTCCGAGGCCGAGCAGTTCGAGGTGGCAGCCCTCCTCAGAGATCAGCTTCTGGCAATTCGCGAAGTAAAACGTTATGCTAAAGAAGCATCGCAGGACGCCACCCCGCGCGATTTCATTGCAGTTGCTCGGCATGCGTCACGTGCAGCCGCCGTGCTTCTCAAGCTCAGGGAAAGACGAATGTACGCATCAGAAACCTTCATGCTTACTGTACCCCCTCACACCAGTGATGCCGATCTTATCCACACCGTGCTTCGCTTCATCTACACCCACACCTACGACGTGCCTGATGAGATCGTGCTCCCTTTGCTTCCCGAAGACCCTGAGGTATTCATTGACTGGTTTGCCCACTACCGTGATAAAAAGGTAAAGCTTTCAGCAAACGTGCGCGAGGAGAAACGCCATCTTTTGGGGATAGCCGATGAGAACGCTAAGCTCGCACTTGTCCAGGATGCCGAGACCACGCGGACTGATCCTTTGCTCATCAAACTTCAGGAGTATCTTCATCTTCCTGCCACCCCCCAGCACATAGAGATGATAGATATCTCCAACATCCAGGGAACCAACCCTACCGGTTCCATCGTTGTGTTTAAGAACTCATGTCCTGCCAAGTCCCATTATAGAAAGTTCAAGATAAAAACGGTTGAAGGCGCCAACGACCCGGCGATGATGGCCGAGGTGGTGGCGCGCAGGGTTAACCGTCTTCAGAAGGAGGGCAAGAGCCTTCCTGACCTCCTGATACTAGACGGCGGTAAGTCCCAGCTCTCCGTGGTCCGAGAGCTTCTTAACAAGATAGACGTTGACCTTTCTGTCTTTGCCTTTGCCAAGACCCACGATCATCTGTTCGGTCGGGACGGCAAGGAGGTGGTGATTCCGGGGAGTGAGGCAGTTCTTAAACTTCTCAAACGAATCCGCAACGAATCGCACCGATTCGCCGTGACCTACCACCGCAAGCTTCGTTTTAAGGC
- a CDS encoding aminotransferase, translating to MRRSEIRELLKLTRKPDIISFAGGLPAPDLFPIEEFKDISVKVLAENGAKALQYGPTEGDPGLINQLVEFEKRGGVEVTPEQVLVTTASQQGLDLLGKAFINEGDPIVMGLPSYLGGIQAFRSYGADMHGVQLDEHGMKVDALKAKLAELKNAGRTPKFIYVVPDFQNPSGVTMNKERRLQVLGLARECNTLLIEDTPYRELRFEGEAIPPFILLDDEERVITLHTFSKILIPGLRIGWLITRNKAVMDKLVMGKQPVDLCTSPFGQMLLAEYMKQGLLDKQIAEIRKAYHRKRDVILEAFEKHMPKLEGLSWTRPEGGLFLWVKLPEYMSANEIFPKAIDKKVAYVVGTAFHCDGGGQNAMRINFSFPSEEQILEGAKRLAELIAEEAK from the coding sequence ATGCGCCGTTCAGAAATACGTGAGTTGCTAAAACTCACGCGAAAACCGGACATAATCAGCTTTGCGGGTGGGCTGCCCGCACCCGACCTGTTTCCTATCGAGGAGTTCAAGGATATCTCGGTCAAGGTCCTGGCAGAGAACGGGGCCAAGGCGCTGCAGTACGGCCCTACCGAGGGTGATCCAGGGTTGATCAACCAGCTGGTTGAATTCGAGAAGCGCGGCGGCGTTGAGGTAACGCCGGAGCAGGTGCTTGTAACCACCGCCTCCCAGCAGGGGCTTGATCTGCTGGGCAAGGCGTTCATCAACGAAGGCGACCCCATTGTGATGGGACTGCCCTCCTACCTTGGCGGCATACAGGCGTTCCGCTCCTACGGTGCCGACATGCACGGCGTCCAGCTGGATGAGCACGGCATGAAGGTCGATGCCCTTAAGGCCAAGCTTGCCGAACTCAAGAACGCAGGAAGGACCCCCAAGTTCATCTACGTGGTGCCCGACTTCCAGAACCCTTCCGGCGTAACCATGAACAAGGAGCGCCGGTTACAGGTGCTGGGGCTAGCGCGTGAGTGCAACACACTTTTGATCGAGGATACCCCGTACCGCGAACTCCGCTTCGAAGGAGAAGCGATCCCACCGTTCATTCTGCTTGATGACGAAGAACGCGTCATCACACTGCATACCTTCTCCAAGATTCTGATTCCCGGCCTCCGTATAGGCTGGTTAATCACCCGGAACAAGGCGGTCATGGATAAGCTGGTCATGGGCAAGCAGCCAGTCGATTTATGTACCTCACCATTCGGACAGATGCTGCTTGCCGAGTACATGAAGCAGGGTCTCTTGGACAAACAGATAGCCGAAATCCGCAAGGCCTATCACCGTAAACGCGACGTGATCCTTGAGGCCTTTGAGAAGCACATGCCAAAACTTGAAGGACTTTCATGGACCAGGCCCGAAGGCGGATTGTTTCTGTGGGTCAAGCTACCCGAGTACATGAGCGCCAACGAGATCTTCCCCAAGGCGATCGACAAGAAGGTGGCCTACGTTGTGGGTACGGCGTTCCACTGCGACGGAGGTGGCCAGAACGCCATGCGCATCAACTTCAGCTTCCCATCCGAGGAGCAGATACTTGAAGGCGCCAAACGGTTAGCCGAGCTCATCGCCGAAGAGGCAAAGTAG
- a CDS encoding flavodoxin: protein MQVLVLYHSRTGNTKKLAEAIAKGVEEVEGVDAVLKSTQEVTREDFLESDGVIAGSPVYFGTMAAELKKVFDDFVGIRRQMEGEIGAAFATSGATSGGKETTIISIIQAMLIYGMIIAGDPMDATGHYGTSCKGVPDELTLANGAKLGKRVAELCKKLRG, encoded by the coding sequence TTGCAGGTTCTGGTGTTGTATCACTCGAGAACGGGTAATACCAAGAAGCTGGCCGAGGCGATTGCCAAAGGAGTAGAGGAGGTCGAGGGTGTTGACGCCGTCCTTAAGTCTACCCAGGAGGTAACCAGGGAGGATTTCCTTGAATCTGACGGGGTAATCGCTGGTTCACCAGTTTACTTCGGAACCATGGCCGCCGAACTCAAAAAGGTGTTCGACGATTTCGTGGGCATCCGCCGCCAGATGGAAGGGGAAATAGGCGCTGCGTTCGCCACCTCGGGCGCCACCTCCGGCGGCAAGGAGACAACCATCATATCTATCATCCAGGCGATGCTGATCTACGGCATGATTATCGCAGGCGATCCAATGGATGCCACCGGTCACTACGGCACCTCGTGCAAGGGTGTCCCTGATGAGCTAACCCTTGCCAACGGTGCCAAGTTGGGCAAAAGGGTCGCTGAGCTTTGCAAGAAGCTGCGAGGATAA
- the hpt gene encoding hypoxanthine phosphoribosyltransferase has product MERDPQIIPLFTAEEIADRVAELGAEITEDYAGKNPLLVGILKGAWMFLADLTRAMTIPHQCDFIRVSSYGSGTESSGEVRLLTDLSTPIRGRHVILIEDIVDTGHTLANIVNRLKEREPSSIAVCSLLDKPERREVAVHIDYLGFTVPNKFVVGYGLDWDERFRHLPYIGYLEFGE; this is encoded by the coding sequence ATGGAGAGAGACCCTCAAATAATCCCGCTTTTCACTGCGGAGGAGATCGCCGACCGAGTGGCGGAGCTTGGTGCGGAAATCACCGAGGACTATGCAGGCAAGAATCCGTTGCTGGTTGGAATCCTCAAGGGGGCGTGGATGTTTCTGGCAGATCTTACGCGGGCGATGACCATCCCACATCAGTGCGACTTCATCCGGGTATCAAGCTACGGATCAGGGACCGAGTCCTCGGGTGAGGTGCGCCTCCTGACCGATCTTTCCACCCCAATTAGAGGTCGCCATGTGATCTTGATAGAGGACATCGTAGACACCGGCCACACACTTGCCAACATCGTAAATCGATTAAAGGAACGTGAACCTTCTTCCATCGCCGTGTGCTCACTGCTGGACAAGCCCGAGCGCAGGGAAGTGGCGGTTCATATAGACTACCTGGGTTTCACCGTTCCCAACAAGTTCGTTGTCGGTTACGGGTTGGACTGGGACGAGCGTTTCCGGCATCTGCCATACATAGGTTACCTGGAGTTCGGGGAGTAG